A genomic region of Amblyraja radiata isolate CabotCenter1 chromosome 16, sAmbRad1.1.pri, whole genome shotgun sequence contains the following coding sequences:
- the cdk5rap3 gene encoding CDK5 regulatory subunit-associated protein 3 isoform X1 — protein MEEQRKLPIDIQTSKLLDWLVDRRHCILKWQNSGLEIREKINNAIQDMPENEEIKQLLSGSYIHYFHCLRIVEILRRTEASTKNIFGGYSSQRMKDWQEITSLYEKDNVYLVELASWLVRNVTYELPSLRKQISKCQQLQQEYSRKEQDHINNAASLRDKFFASCRQFGIKGKDVHQEVLSLCKDLPADLSNIAEEARNLIDIIQLYEACVEFVCGRVSEPIVPLLKYIQTRGNTTVYEWRTGQAPTSVEQPVSKECGETPPTQDTDTIDWGDGGMVGTEQADEIDWGISVEGNTERPGADLIDWGDDTSAAVEIKVVDCADEGDGVARGKDAVSILEQTETRNQFINELMELQVFLTQRIAEMREEADILSINQFQTAPAAVQCQDVASSTAMLTLVGDIVQRLTEVKMRHLLLIHASPRYVDRVTELLQQKLKQAEAVGGKQHLMVQKRQESLEEQANLEPKLDLLIQRTKELKKLIEADISKRYQNRHVNLMGVFV, from the exons ATGGAG GAACAAAGGAAATTGCCAATCGACATACAGACCAGCAAGCTATTGG ATTGGCTGGTGGATCGGAGACACTGCATACTGAAGTGGCAGAATTCGGGGCTGGAGATCCGGGAGAAAATAAACAATGCAATCCAGGATATGCCGGAGAATGAGGAAATCAAACAGCTCCTCTCAGGATCAT ATATTCATTATTTTCATTGCCTGAGAATCGTAGAGATCCTCAGAAGAACAGAAGCTTCAACAAAGAATATTTTTGGGGGCTATTCTTCTCAACGGATGAAG GATTGGCAGGAAATAACGTCTTTGTATGAAAAAGACAACGTCTACCTAG TTGAGCTGGCCAGTTGGCTGGTGCGGAACGTGACGTACGAGCTCCCCTCGTTGAGGAAGCAGATCAGCAAGTGCCAGCAACTGCAGCAAGAATACAGCCGCAAGGAGCAGGATCACATCAACAACGCCGCCTCTCTGCGCGACAAGTTCTTCGCCTCCTGCAGGCAGTTTGGAATAAAG GGTAAAGATGTCCATCAGGAGGTGCTCTCCCTGTGTAAGGACCTCCCTGCTGACCTCAGTAACATCGCCGAAGAGGCCAGAAACCTCATCGACATAATTCAGCTGTACGAAGCTTGCGTGGAGTTTGTCTGTGGCCG TGTCTCTGAGCCCATCGTTCCGCTGCTGAAATACATTCAGACCAGAGGAAACACCACCGTCTACGAGTGGAGAACGGGACAGGCACCAACATCTGTGGAGCAACCGGTCAGCAAGGAGTGCGGGGAGACTCCGCCGACACAGGACACGGACACT ATCGACTGGGGAGACGGTGGCATGGTTGGGACTGAGCAGGCGGACGAGATTGACTGGGGCATATCAGTGGAGGGGAATACTGAG AGACCTGGTGCTGACCTCATTGACTGGGGAGATGACACAAGTGCTGCTGTTGAAATCAAAGTAGTGGATTGTGCTGATGAAG GTGATGGTGTGGCGAGGGGGAAAGATGCAGTCAGCATCCTGGAGCAGACAGAGACCCGGAACCAGTTCATCAATGAGCTGATGGAG CTCCAGGTGTTCTTGACCCAGCGAATCGCGGAGATGAGGGAGGAGGCTGACATCCTCTCCATAAACCAGtttcagacagcacccgctgcCGTACAGTGCCAGGACGTTGCCAGCTCCACCGCCATGCTGACGCTGGTGGGCGATATTgtccagagactgactgaggtgaAGATGCGTCACCTGCTCCTGATCCACGCTTCCCCCAG gtatgttgaccgtGTGACTGAACTCCTCCAGCAGAAGCTAAAACAGGCAGAGGCGGTGGGTGGAAAGCAGCACCTGATGGTCCAGAAGAGGCAAGAGTCTCTGGAGGAACAGGCAAACCTGGAGCCCAAACTAGATCTCCTAATCCAGAGAACGAAAGAGCTGAAGAAGCTG ATCGAGGCCGATATCTCCAAACGGTATCAGAACCGGCATGTGAACCTGATGGGGGTCTTTGTCTAA
- the cdk5rap3 gene encoding CDK5 regulatory subunit-associated protein 3 isoform X2 has protein sequence MEEQRKLPIDIQTSKLLDWLVDRRHCILKWQNSGLEIREKINNAIQDMPENEEIKQLLSGSYIHYFHCLRIVEILRRTEASTKNIFGGYSSQRMKDWQEITSLYEKDNVYLVELASWLVRNVTYELPSLRKQISKCQQLQQEYSRKEQDHINNAASLRDKFFASCRQFGIKGKDVHQEVLSLCKDLPADLSNIAEEARNLIDIIQLYEACVEFVCGRVSEPIVPLLKYIQTRGNTTVYEWRTGQAPTSVEQPVSKECGETPPTQDTDTIDWGDDTSAAVEIKVVDCADEGDGVARGKDAVSILEQTETRNQFINELMELQVFLTQRIAEMREEADILSINQFQTAPAAVQCQDVASSTAMLTLVGDIVQRLTEVKMRHLLLIHASPRYVDRVTELLQQKLKQAEAVGGKQHLMVQKRQESLEEQANLEPKLDLLIQRTKELKKLIEADISKRYQNRHVNLMGVFV, from the exons ATGGAG GAACAAAGGAAATTGCCAATCGACATACAGACCAGCAAGCTATTGG ATTGGCTGGTGGATCGGAGACACTGCATACTGAAGTGGCAGAATTCGGGGCTGGAGATCCGGGAGAAAATAAACAATGCAATCCAGGATATGCCGGAGAATGAGGAAATCAAACAGCTCCTCTCAGGATCAT ATATTCATTATTTTCATTGCCTGAGAATCGTAGAGATCCTCAGAAGAACAGAAGCTTCAACAAAGAATATTTTTGGGGGCTATTCTTCTCAACGGATGAAG GATTGGCAGGAAATAACGTCTTTGTATGAAAAAGACAACGTCTACCTAG TTGAGCTGGCCAGTTGGCTGGTGCGGAACGTGACGTACGAGCTCCCCTCGTTGAGGAAGCAGATCAGCAAGTGCCAGCAACTGCAGCAAGAATACAGCCGCAAGGAGCAGGATCACATCAACAACGCCGCCTCTCTGCGCGACAAGTTCTTCGCCTCCTGCAGGCAGTTTGGAATAAAG GGTAAAGATGTCCATCAGGAGGTGCTCTCCCTGTGTAAGGACCTCCCTGCTGACCTCAGTAACATCGCCGAAGAGGCCAGAAACCTCATCGACATAATTCAGCTGTACGAAGCTTGCGTGGAGTTTGTCTGTGGCCG TGTCTCTGAGCCCATCGTTCCGCTGCTGAAATACATTCAGACCAGAGGAAACACCACCGTCTACGAGTGGAGAACGGGACAGGCACCAACATCTGTGGAGCAACCGGTCAGCAAGGAGTGCGGGGAGACTCCGCCGACACAGGACACGGACAC CATTGACTGGGGAGATGACACAAGTGCTGCTGTTGAAATCAAAGTAGTGGATTGTGCTGATGAAG GTGATGGTGTGGCGAGGGGGAAAGATGCAGTCAGCATCCTGGAGCAGACAGAGACCCGGAACCAGTTCATCAATGAGCTGATGGAG CTCCAGGTGTTCTTGACCCAGCGAATCGCGGAGATGAGGGAGGAGGCTGACATCCTCTCCATAAACCAGtttcagacagcacccgctgcCGTACAGTGCCAGGACGTTGCCAGCTCCACCGCCATGCTGACGCTGGTGGGCGATATTgtccagagactgactgaggtgaAGATGCGTCACCTGCTCCTGATCCACGCTTCCCCCAG gtatgttgaccgtGTGACTGAACTCCTCCAGCAGAAGCTAAAACAGGCAGAGGCGGTGGGTGGAAAGCAGCACCTGATGGTCCAGAAGAGGCAAGAGTCTCTGGAGGAACAGGCAAACCTGGAGCCCAAACTAGATCTCCTAATCCAGAGAACGAAAGAGCTGAAGAAGCTG ATCGAGGCCGATATCTCCAAACGGTATCAGAACCGGCATGTGAACCTGATGGGGGTCTTTGTCTAA